A single window of Bufo bufo chromosome 10, aBufBuf1.1, whole genome shotgun sequence DNA harbors:
- the CCDC102A gene encoding coiled-coil domain-containing protein 102A → MSQGSGPSARLVDDPLLLQSSELLCSLGSAQPERMRLSDSLTPSPKSLPPSPIPQTSIPMSAGDWESREELRQRELEEARARATQMEKTMRWWSDCTANWREKWSKVRAERNKAREEGVQLRGRLEVLSKELSALKRERQEASSEMEQLCRELERLRGKETTEQENEEPVRDVDTEKPVTIKETDLDGSLQPEVLEQHNGGSSRSPRPRHWEERDLAEEEAPKITALKLRLDESQKLLLKEREDKMLLSKRLEKMEAEVSQWRMKCEELNKSRQEAVTQLTLLRDRHQDELGRISEDLQDELGVRCSMDKKLADLRAEMEGLQAENAEEWGRRERLETEKLNLERENKKLRLQIQDLEEILTRKRRQTVSALDSDLKTIQAELFEKNKELSDLRHNHTKLKKQHHEKSAELGHAGRRLEQLEVEVKKLRLRVEELKKELGQAEDQLDETQNQTRKLQRSLDEQTELNENLQVQVEHLQSRLRRQQNPPLFGKLRTSRFGNDDTGEIGSDPDEDDLQIQVP, encoded by the exons ATGAGTCAGGGCAGTGGTCCGAGCGCCCGGCTGGTGGACGACCCTCTGCTCTTGCAAAGCTCAGAGCTCCTCTGCAGTTTGGGAAGTGCACAGCCCGAACGGATGCGGCTTTCAGACTCTCTGACACCTTCACCAAAGAGCCTTCCACCGTCTCCCATTCCCCAGACTTCTATTCCTATGTCTGCCGGAGACTGGGAGAGTCGCGAGGAGTTACGGCAGCGCGAGCTCGAGGAGGCCAGGGCACGAGCTACTCAGATGGAGAAGACTATGCGCTGGTGGTCGGACTGCACCGCCAACTGGAGAGAGAAGTGGAGCAAAGTAAGAGCTGAGCGGAACAAAGCTAGGGAGGAAGGGGTGCAGCTCCGTGGGCGACTGGAAGTCCTGAGCAAAGAGCTGAGTGCGCTAAAAAGAGAGCGTCAGGAGGCCAGCAGTGAAATGGAGCAGCTCTGCCGGGAGCTTGAGAGACTGCGCGGCAAAGAGACCACAGAGCAGGAGAACGAGGAGCCGGTGCGGGATGTGGACACCGAGAAACCAGTCACCATCAAG GAGACAGACCTAGATGGCAGCCTGCAACCAGAGGTCTTGGAGCAACACAACGGAGGCTCGTCTCGCAGCCCAAGACCCCGGCACTGGGAGGAGCGAGACCTGGCAGAAGAGGAAGCGCCCAAGATTACGGCCCTGAAGCTGAGACTGGACGAGAGTCAGAAGCTTCTTCTAAAGGAGCGAGA AGACAAGATGCTTCTAAGTAAGAGGCTGGAGAAGATGGAGGCCGAGGTCAGCCAGTGGAGGATGAAATGTGAGGAGCTGAACAAGTCAAGACAGGAGGCCGTCACCCAG CTCACCCTCCTCAGGGACCGGCACCAGGATGAGTTGGGTCGGATCTCAGAAGATCTGCAGGACGAGCTTGGGGTGCGCTGCAGCATGGATAAGAAGCTGGCGGATCTGCGGGCGGAG ATGGAGGGGCTCCAGGCGGAGAACGCAGAGGAGTGGGGACGGCGCGAGCGACTGGAGACCGAGAAACTCAACCTGGAGCGAGAGAACAAGAAGCTGCGGCTTCAGATCCAGGACCTGGAGGAGATTCTGACTCGGAAGAGAAGACAGACTGTCAGTGCCCTGGACTCCGACCTCAAGACCATACAGGCAGAGCTCTTCGAGAAGAACAAG GAGCTCTCCGACCTGCGGCACAATCACACCAAGCTGAAGAAGCAGCATCATGAAAAGTctgcagagctcggccacgccggCCGCCGCCTGGAGCAGCTGGAGGTGGAGGTGAAGAAACTGCGCCTCCGGGTGGAGGAGCTGAAGAAGGAGCTGGGGCAGGCAGAGGACCAG TTGGATGAGACGCAGAATCAGACGCGCAAATTGCAGAGATCTCTCGATGAACAAACCGAGCTGAATGAAAACCTGCAGGTTCAAGTGGAGCATCTACAGTCCAG GCTACGGCGGCAGCAGAATCCACCCTTGTTCGGGAAGCTGCGCACTTCACGATTTGGAAATGATGACACCGGGGAGATCGGAAGTGACCCTGACGAGGATGATCTTCAGATCCAAGTGCCATAG